The following coding sequences lie in one Micromonospora sp. R77 genomic window:
- a CDS encoding serine hydrolase produces MSLAVSTDPDRIGFDPARLARIDEHFGAYVDDGRLAGWQIVVTRRGEVAHSATYGLRDREAGSPVESDTLWRIYSMTKPITSVAAMMLWEEGRFELTDPISRWLPEFADVRVYDKGSVLKPYTVPAVEPVRVWHLLTHTAGLTYGFAQTSVVDGLYRRAGFDLGVPAGADLAEASRGMARLPLLFQPGTSWNYGVSTDVLGRLVEVVSGQRLDAFFTERILRPLGMADTRWWVEEPDAKRLAALYTPHPATGQAVRADEIGRYALTEPDCLSGGGGLVSTAADYHRFTQFLLRGGELDGVRLLGPRTVRFMTRNHLPGGRDLASFAPDGFSETILDGIGFGLGFAVVQDPVPSRVPSSVGEYYWGGLASTAFWVDPVEEVTALLFTQLMPSSTYPLRAQLRQLVYSALVD; encoded by the coding sequence GTGAGCCTGGCAGTGAGCACCGACCCGGACCGTATCGGCTTCGACCCCGCCCGACTGGCGCGGATCGACGAGCACTTCGGCGCGTACGTCGACGACGGCCGGCTCGCCGGCTGGCAGATCGTGGTCACCCGCCGGGGCGAGGTCGCCCACTCGGCCACCTACGGCCTGCGGGACCGGGAGGCGGGCAGCCCCGTCGAGTCGGACACCCTCTGGCGCATCTACTCGATGACCAAGCCGATCACCTCGGTCGCCGCGATGATGCTCTGGGAGGAGGGCCGGTTCGAGCTGACCGACCCGATCAGCCGCTGGCTGCCGGAGTTCGCCGACGTCCGGGTCTATGACAAGGGGTCGGTGCTCAAGCCGTACACGGTGCCGGCGGTCGAGCCGGTGCGGGTCTGGCACCTGCTCACCCACACCGCCGGCCTGACGTACGGCTTCGCCCAGACCTCGGTGGTCGACGGCCTCTACCGGCGGGCGGGCTTCGACCTGGGGGTGCCGGCCGGCGCGGACCTGGCCGAGGCGTCCCGGGGCATGGCCCGGCTGCCGCTGCTGTTCCAGCCCGGCACGAGCTGGAACTACGGCGTGTCCACCGACGTGCTGGGCCGGCTGGTCGAGGTGGTGTCCGGGCAGCGCCTGGACGCCTTCTTCACCGAGCGGATCCTCCGGCCGCTCGGCATGGCCGACACCCGCTGGTGGGTCGAGGAGCCGGACGCGAAGCGGCTCGCCGCCCTCTACACGCCGCACCCGGCGACCGGGCAGGCGGTCCGCGCCGACGAGATCGGCCGGTACGCGCTTACCGAGCCCGACTGCCTCTCCGGCGGTGGCGGGCTGGTCTCCACGGCCGCCGACTACCACCGGTTCACCCAGTTCCTGCTGCGCGGCGGCGAACTGGACGGGGTCCGCCTGCTCGGGCCGCGCACGGTGCGTTTCATGACCCGCAACCACCTGCCCGGCGGCCGTGACCTGGCCTCGTTCGCCCCCGACGGGTTCTCCGAGACGATCCTCGACGGGATCGGCTTCGGTCTCGGCTTCGCGGTGGTGCAGGACCCGGTGCCGTCCCGGGTGCCGAGCAGCGTCGGCGAGTACTACTGGGGTGGCCTGGCCAGCACGGCCTTCTGGGTGGACCCGGTGGAGGAGGTCACGGCGCTGCTGTTCACCCAGCTCATGCCGTCGAGCACCTATCCGCTGCGCGCGCAGCTGCGTCAGCTCGTCTATTCCGCGCTGGTCGACTGA
- a CDS encoding pentapeptide repeat-containing protein has translation MPEPTEDVTYRDQDWYAEELVDRHFVRCEFFHVDLTEAVSRGAVFTECVFGNVAFNASRHTDSAFTRCTFRRCNFFEAEFTGCKLVGSSFDQCDLRPLRVDGGDWSFVALPGADLRGVRISDVRLREADLTRVNLTDATVTGVDLSGAQLDGARLAGADLRGSDLTGLDPTAVQRAGAVIDAEQAVVLARALGFDIR, from the coding sequence ATGCCGGAGCCCACCGAGGACGTCACCTACCGTGACCAGGACTGGTACGCCGAAGAGCTGGTCGACCGGCACTTCGTCCGCTGTGAGTTCTTCCACGTCGACCTCACCGAGGCGGTCAGCCGGGGTGCGGTCTTCACCGAGTGCGTCTTCGGCAACGTCGCCTTCAACGCGTCCCGGCACACCGACTCGGCCTTCACCCGCTGCACGTTCAGGCGGTGCAACTTCTTCGAGGCCGAGTTCACCGGCTGCAAGCTGGTCGGCAGCAGCTTCGACCAGTGCGACCTGCGACCGCTGCGGGTCGACGGCGGCGACTGGTCCTTCGTCGCGCTGCCCGGCGCCGACCTGCGCGGCGTACGGATCAGCGACGTCCGCCTGCGGGAGGCCGACCTGACCCGGGTCAACCTCACCGACGCCACGGTCACCGGGGTCGACCTCTCCGGCGCGCAGCTCGACGGCGCCCGGCTGGCCGGGGCGGACCTGCGGGGCAGCGACCTCACCGGGCTCGACCCGACGGCGGTGCAGCGGGCCGGCGCGGTCATCGACGCCGAGCAGGCGGTCGTGCTGGCCCGGGCGCTCGGTTTCGACATCCGCTGA